ATTAGTGTTTAATTAGgctaattaagatttttgtgTGCAGGGGATGTATTGTGTGGAACTGCAAATACTGTTTCAAAAGGGGTTACAGTGGAACACTTGGGGATTTTGCAAGAATGGTTTGGAACCCATTGGTGGAATACAAGAACTTTTGCTCTTCTTTTCATGGTTATTTCGTCATTGCCCCGCTCGTGTTGCTTAAACGCGTAGGTACGTAATTAGATTTATTTAGTAAATTGCGTTTAGTAGTGTCTGTTGTTGATTGGCAGTTTCAAATATTCAGAACTAATTTATGGGGTGCATGATGATGCAGAGTCATTGAGGTTTAGTTCAGCGGTGTCGATTTTACTTGCGGTGGTGTTTGTAGTTATAAGCACTGTAATGGCAATATCTGCACTATGGGCAGGAAAAACAAACAGCCCAAAACTTGTGCCTGACCTTGTTAATAGCTCGTCCTATTTCGAGTTGTTTACTGCTGTTCCTGTGATTGTCACAGCCTTCACCTTCCATTTCAATGGTAATGTGGCATGGGAACctggaaatttcatgaatcgcaAATCCCGTCTAATTTTTTTCTCATGTGCTCTTGTTTGTTCATGTAGTTCATCCGATTGGAAATGAGCTCAACAAATCTTCTGACATGGTTTCGGCTGTTCGGATTTCACTTGTTTTATGCGCCACAATCTACATTGCTGTTGGTTTTTTCGGGTATTTGCTCTTCGGTGACAGTGTCTTGCCAGATATCTTAGCCAATTTTGATCAGAACTTCGGGTCAAAAGTTGGATCAGTTCTTAACGATGTCGTTCGGTTAAGCTACGCGCTGCATCTTGTGTTGGTGTTTCCTCTTCTAAATTTCGCGCTGAGGATCAATATCGACGGGCTCATCTTTCCGAAGTCATGGCCCCTGCTGGCTTCCCATAACATCCGGTTCTTGTCACTTACATTTTTCCTGCTCGCAATCATTTACATAGCAGCAATAGCTATACCAAACATATGGTATTTTTTCCAATTCATGGGATCAACAACTGCTCTCTGCTTAGCTTTTATCTTCCCAGGCGCAATCGTTCTCAGGTACATTTTGCTTACATCTTCTCAGGTTCCACCACAGCAATCAAGTAATTGAACTtaccttcgtttttttttttttgctgtccGCAGAGATGCTCATGGAATCTCGACAAAACGGGACAGGATACTTGCAGGGGTGATGATCGGGTTAGCTGTCATAGCAAGTTCCATTGCCATCTACACCAATATAAACACTTTGGTTAAAAAGGACTCATAGTTGGGTTCATCTGTAGAGTAGTGTACACTGTAATATTTCTTCGGGTTGATGAATATCCGTCTCCCTTTCCATAGATGTGTGTGTGTAATCTATTGAATTCCATTCTAAATTTATTGGTGGATTTATCCGACTCTTGACATGTACAAGGCACCATACTGTCAATAAAGTAGAGAGTAAAAGTAGGATGTTTCTAGTTTTCAATCCAGCCCTATTTCCGACCAGTTTAGCCGATTCTTTTATTCAATGGACAGTGAAAGAAATCATACTGACTCATTCTGTCTATACCTTAAAGGCCTAACTATCCGGGCATCCATCCGTAAAAATACAGTTGGTCCCAGCGGTTTACGGTTGCTCATCCCTAACCAAATGAATTGATAATAGACACGCTATGGCAAATAGAAAGCACAATCATTAAAAACTGAAGATTATCTCATGAATAATTGTTATTTGCTGGATAAAACAAAAACCAGTCCAAGCACTTGCATTTACTCAGTAAGGAAGCTGAGTGCACATAACAACTGAACAGCTCATTTCAGAGCTAAGTTGTGTGCAACTAAACCTTGAGAAGAACATAACAGAAAAAGGAAAGAATTACTTTTCATAGCCGAGAACCCAGATGAAAGTAGCAAATTAGTCCATCACACACACAACATCAGAACGTCCAGCTCAAGGACAGGACTCATAATGTGTTGTGTTCTTGATCATATAACGAGCTTGTTATGGAAAAAAACATACTATAATATGCAGGAAAATCAAAGCAGCAAATAAGAAAAACCTCGCATCGCATAGTTCAATAGTGGATGCAGAAACACAAGTATTAAAGCTAGAAGATATGATGCTTTGAATAAGAACATTCTTAATTGACAGTTAACCAAGTCCCTGATAGACGTTTGAATCATTCTTTTCACAGAACAAGACATATTGCCAGAAACAAAAGCAAAATAGAAAGAGCAAACTCAATGTTACGATCCCATACCGTTTTCTTGCTTCCTGCCCGAGAGTACAAGTATCCGTTGTTCGTTTAGTACATCTGACTCTCTGTGATTATCAGTCTGTAAATCGCAATCGATTGCCGTTAAAATTTCAAGAACTGGACAACTTGATATGAGTCTTTTACGTAGTTCTACATTGGAGAATGATAATCCCTCTAAAATTAGTACTTTAAGCTGAGTTAAATTCATTGATTTTGGTAGAATAATATCTGTATATCTGCCATTACCATACATGTAAATTTCCAGCTTTCTCAGTGATTTACAATTCAAGAGTCGGTGAGGAATTTCATATGCTGCAACATGACTTTCACCGATTCTTATAGTTATTTCTTGAACATCTTGCTTAATAGCAAAAAGGATCCATCTATTGACATTCACTACCACCGAATCACCAGATGCAGCACCCTCCCAAGGCACACTCAACTTCTGAATATTGGTGTGGTCGCGAAACATGAATACCATGTAAACGAATTCTATGAACCTCTCGGTATCCTCGCCCGAAAACGAACTCCTATTAAAGATCAGAAACGGTAGAGATTTCCAAGTATCGACCCATCTTTTGGACAGAACACACAAGTCTGAACAGCATATTTTGTATCAATGAAAGACAAGATATGATGAATTAGATTATCAGGTAACCTACTAAATCTATCTTCCCCATTAACAAATGGTGCATTTCTTGTTTCTTCCATTCTTAACTAAAACCGAAAAGTAAGCAAACCTTAGAAAACCCACCAAATTTTGTTGTTTCAGAACCCTAATTTCCAATTTGCAGTTATGAACCACCACCACTCTGAACAGaaacaaaaaccctaatctgCAATTCTTATGAGCATTACTAGTAGCagtcgaaaaccctaattagttgaAAAAAcatagaagaaaagaagaaataccTTTGAGTGTATAAATGGCTGATGATTTGTAGCTTCTGAAATTCGATTTCAAGGTCTTGAagtaaaaatcaaaatctaatTCCTCAAATTaccaaaacatgaagatgaagatgaagatgtatTTTTTGTTATAAGTAGAATCTCTAATCAATCAACCAGATGGTAACTATTGAACGATTGAATCAATCACCAACGAGTCAATCTTGAGCAGAGTCGAATGGGAAAACCCTGGATGCTGAACTGAAGAGAAATACAGAGTGAATAAATGGGAATGTGACGCAAATAACCTTCACTTTTCTTATTACACCCCTTTTACACTCGAAAATCTCAAGGGTACCGCAAATAACCTTAAAAATTCCAAAGCAAGCCCTCTCAAGGGTGTTAATGGGGCGCAAATTTGCTTGGCGGTGTACTAACCCACAAGCAATGACTTTTTTTGTCTTATATGTATTTTGGTAGGCATCCAAACAAATCGGTACCTCATATTAGCGATTCTGGGCATTGAGCTTCTTAAACTTATCGTCTTGTGTATGCATTTATGGAGGAAAGAAATTGCCACGGAATTACTACTAATTCGTAATTTTGGCGTTTGGAATTttgttagatttatttttctcaaTCAAATCCGACTGATACCAACTTGGTTACCTCCGTACAATCACTTTTAGAATAAAAGGAAATAACATAGTATGTTATAGAAATGACCAAAACATGGTGATACATGATAAAACTGAGATAAGCAAAATACTAATTAATTATTTTCAAACTCTATTTACTGTTCATGAAAACCTTTTTGTGGACTATTTTTCTTGTGGAATGTTCTTTTTGTCTGTTCATTTTAAGCAATAAATCTTTATGGTTCTGAAAAGAGAGAAACCTAACAAATCTTCTAGTCCAGAGGAATTTTCATGTTAGCTTTTCTAGAAGTAATTGGGAAATGGTAAGAACTTAAGCTACCCTTATTTGAAACTTATACATTGAAATTATACAAAAGATTGCAAAAAACTTGTCAGGAGCCTTTACACAAGATGGGCTCCGACACCCTTTTGATTAACTGCCccaattctaaaaaaattcaaACTCAATAACACACACCTTTTTCCTATTCCAAAATTTAAACAACCTAAAGACCCAAGTCAATCAGACCCATAGGTTCTTATTTTGTTGTCATTGCTTATTCTCCAGGAACAGTGTTGTTGAATGTTCTGAATCCCTTCAAGAacccctttccatatccaagagtcTCCATCTTTAACTTTGGTATTCATgttaagcacatttcttcctaTTAAGTATTTAGCATCCATCAATTGGAACCATAGAGAATCTTTGTCCTGTTCCAATCTCCACCTATTTTTGTTAACATGAAACTATTGAATAGTTCCATATTCATGAATCCCAGACCACCAAGCTCCTTAGGTTTGCAAACAGCTATCTCATCTTTAGGGTAGTAACCTGTGGGATTTTCCAGGTTTTCCCCCCAGAAGAAATCCCTTTGTAACTTGTTCATATCTTGACAAGTTTGCTTTGGTATTATGAAACACTTCATTTGGTAAATATTGGTTGTTGAAGTAATAGATTTTATTAACACTTCTCTTCTAGCTGGGTTTAGAGGAGAGTTCTTCCAATTTGAGAGCCttatcttcatctaattcactcCTGGTCCGAAAGATTGAATCTTTCTTCTATTAGTGAAGAGAGGAGAGCCTAAATATTTGTCATTTAAGGGTAGAACTTGAACTCCTAACAGATTGCATATAGAGGGCATTAGAGCTGGATCTGTGTCTTTGCTGAAGAAGGCACCAGATTTGTTGAAATTGATAAGTTGACCAGAGGTGTCTCCAAAAATATTAAGGATATCCTTAAGTTTTTTGGATTCAGTAGTGTTGGCTTTGCAGAAGACtatacaatcatcagcaaaaagaagATGATTTATTGATGGGGCATTTTTGCATATTTTTATTCCAGATATAATGCCCAGGTCTTCAGCATTAAATAGAGTTCTAGAAAGAGCTTCCATACAGAAAATGAATAGGTATGGGGATAGAAGGTCCCCTTGTCTAAGCCCTCTTGAGGGTTTGAAGAAAGTATCTGGAGAGACATTTATAAGAACAACTGCAGAAGTGATGGAGATGCATTGCATAATCTTGTTGCACCAACCAGAGTTAAAGCCTATTTTTGTCATAATGGAATAGAGAAATTTCCAGTCAACTCTATCAAAGGCTTTTtccatatcaatcttgatccccATACTTCCTTTATTACCTTTGATACCTCTTCTGGTTGCCATAAGAATCTGGGAAGATATATGGATACCAAATTCAACTGTCAAGCTCACAAAACCTTCCAACTGCTCCAATGATATTCAAATTCTAGATCACTTGATGACAGATCAAAAGGAATGGAACATTCAGCTTATTCAACAAATATTTACTCCTGATATTGCTCAAAATATCTCTGACCTTGCTATACACCCAGGGAACATGATATTATGCAATGGAGCCTCAACAACACAGGAAAATTCTCTGTTAAATCTTTGTACAAAGCCAAAATAGAGAATCTTTACAGAAATGACAAAACTACAAGAGATTGGGGAGCTATATGGAATTTGGAAGTTGCACCTGCTATCAAAATCTTtctctggaaatgtgctcatgaaatcCTCCCTACTAATGCAAAAACTGCAAGTATTCTTCATTATATTGGTcccatatgcaaaatatgcaaaaGTGGGGATGAGACAATGACACATTTGTTTCTTAACTGCCCAACTGCTTCTGATGTTTGACAGCACATGCTAGGTGAAAGTCATGGTCTGTTTTAACCATCAAACACCTTTCATGGACTGGTTCAATACTTGGTTTCAACATATCAGTACCAGTGAAAATGTCAGCATCTATGCAACTACTTGCTGGTTTATTTGGAAGACTAGATGTGATCTagtttttcaaaacatcacaccCAATGCTAAAAAAACCTTCCTTAACATTCAACAACATCTATGTGACTATAACAGAATTCACAATTTTCCTAACCATGCCCTGAATACTCAGGGGTTTCTCTCCAATATTGGTTCCCAAAGAGCAGAAACTGGTAGTCATGTTGGGACCCCTCAACAAAAGCAGTATTAtggttacataatcaaaataTGCACTATACAGGATCCTAACAGTTATCAGTTTTTTTCAGCCCTAACTGTTACTGATTTTGTAGGAAACTATGTTGATAGCAGATGACACACATTCCAATGGGAAGCAGAAGGAGCAGAACTAGCCTTTGGTTGGGCGGAGGAAAAGCAGCACATGAATATCGAGATACATGCTCTTTACATCAAAGCCATCACAGGAAGATTCAGCAGGAACTTCCACAGGGAAAGGAAGCTTTTGAATGAAGAAATCACCTTAAACATTAAACATGTAACTTTTGTCTTAACGGGTCTTAAACTTCTTCATAGAACCCAAAACTTGGAAGATTTAAAAATAGCTATCGTCTGTAAGAATCTTAGTAGTGGGTCTGATGTTTGTCCAAACAATGACACCACTTGCACAACTATGTATCACCTTCCTTAGGTACTGCctaagtttttttcttttaaaaaaatcagACCTATAGGGATATGCAACACCGTTTATGAGATAATTGCAAAAAAAGAATAATTACCTAATAGAATAACACCCTTGCTAGTCGAAATTATTTCTTCATTCTAATATCGGCTTAATTTTCTATCTTCATGACAGATCTCCGACTATCATAGTTGCTCATGAAATCATCCATTCCTTTTAGAAGAAAAAAGCTAAAACAGGTGCTATGGGGGTTAAGATAGACATGTCAAAGGATTTTGATAAGGTAACTGAGAATTTCTTATTAGAGCTCTCAAATCCTTTGGTTTTAACTCTGTCCTGCTTAATGGAATTTTTTGTGATGTTTTCAACTATCTAGGGGTCTTAGACAGGGAGACTCTATGTCTCCATACCTATTCATAAAATCTATAAATTTTTTCTCAAGATTTctcaataaaacaaacaaattctCCATGAAATTAAAATTACTCTAAAAAGTGAGTCTATCTCTCGTTTATTCTTTGTTGACGACTGCATTCTCTTTGTTAAAGCAGATGTGAGTGCAGAAACCTCCTAAATACCATAGAACTATTTAGTAAAGCATCAGGAcaattgataaatttcagtaaatctaatatttttttaatcaaaaacTTCCACGCTAAACTTCAATGAAGGTTGTCAAAACTCTTAGGGATTAAACATATAGATCTAAAAGATTCTTATCTAGGAACTCCCTTATTCATTGACAGATCGGTCTAAAATAAAAACTTTGAAACAATAGTGTAAAGAATGGAAAAGTATAATGCTATTATAGTCTGGTAAAACGGTGCTCAATAAAATTGTTCTAGCCAGGATCCCATCTGAAAAATAGCTAACAAGATAAATGTCATTCAAAAACCTTTTGGGGTGGAGTTCAACCCAAAGCTATGGGTTTTTATCCAAAAGCTTGGCATACTCTTTGTAAACCATCATAAAATGGGGAACTGAGATTCAGAGATGCCCATAAATTCAACTTACCAATGCTATCTAAAGTGGCTTAGAGGTTAATAAAAGAATGTAATTCTCGTTGGGCCAAAACCATGGGTGTTTAATATATactttaaaaataatttttttttatgagttgatccatcaaataaatgttcatgaatttggaGATGTATTTTTAAAGTATTGGAATTAGTTAACAAAATAGTATTTGGGAAGTGAGAGATGGTTTTAAGTATATTTGGGACGGTAACTTGGTACTTGGTCTAGGTAGTAAACTACTAAACTTTGAGAGTATCACAATTCTTCTAATAACTCTCTATCACTTGTGGCTGATTTCATTCATCCAGTCACAAAAAGTGGAATATTTCTCTTATCAATGCCTCATTTCTTGAATATGTAGCTAATTTGATCACTAGCATCCACATTTTCCTAGACATTTATAACCATCATAAGAAAGATAACATTAATTAGGCTCCCACAAACCCATGTGAATTTTCAGTAAAACCGATGTACAATAAACTAAATGAGTATGGTTTTTCTTTCTATCTAGTCATTGTTTAGGTGAGCTCTTGTGGAAATCCATAGGGAAAATAAATGTATCGCAAAGGATTAAATTTTTCTTATGGGTATATATTCAGGATTTCCTCTCAAAAAATTCTAAGACGTATGGGAAAATTCACAACATCAACCATTTTTGTGCTTTTTGTGGGGAAAAAGAGAAACAATTGATCATATTTTCTTACATTATCCTTATGCTAAAGCATTCTCGAAAGTAGGTCCTAGCTCTGTTCAAATACAATTCGAGAGCTCTACTTAACTGTTaggtatttattaaaaaaaaaagataattcaCCTTGAAAATGAAATTTATATAGAATTGGTGCatgtggtttatttggaaagaaagatgcaacaaagaatttcataaaaagaaaaaacacctCTTAAACTGTCATTAAAAATCCAAAGACATGTTTTATTCTGGACCAAAAAGAATCTCCCTAAAGCTTCAAAAGATTGCATGatcaagaaacaaaatgttgtATACcgtagaagaaaagaaaaaaaaaagacaaaatgtTGTGTGGTGAGCTCGTGAGAAACACAATTCCCAAATTAATGAAGATGCCACTTAGGATTTAATAACTGTTTCTTTTACTTTTGATCTAATACTTTGAGATGATGCATGTGATTTCGCCAGAGGAAGGACAAAACTATCCACAAGCACAGGTTCATAAGAAGCAGAAGATATAAGCTCTTTTCAAGCAACTTCATGGGCAGtctagagaagaaaataaacaaTTTCAGCATTGATGGTAACTAAGAAAGGTTAACAAAGTTTGTGAATGGG
This DNA window, taken from Papaver somniferum cultivar HN1 chromosome 3, ASM357369v1, whole genome shotgun sequence, encodes the following:
- the LOC113357769 gene encoding putative F-box/FBD/LRR-repeat protein At1g66290, with the protein product MVFMFRDHTNIQKLSVPWEGAASGDSVVVNVNRWILFAIKQDVQEITIRIGESHVAAYEIPHRLLNCKSLRKLEIYMYGNGRYTDIILPKSMNLTQLKVLILEGLSFSNVELRKRLISSCPVLEILTAIDCDLQTDNHRESDVLNEQRILVLSGRKQENDGNGTCYDS